A window of the Xenopus laevis strain J_2021 chromosome 9_10L, Xenopus_laevis_v10.1, whole genome shotgun sequence genome harbors these coding sequences:
- the traf7.L gene encoding E3 ubiquitin-protein ligase TRAF7, whose product MTSNKNPRFNHFSAGASNLPLTENSNGTRMETTFGPAFSAVTTITKADGTKHRRTPSSSSTLTFSPRDEDDVMPPISTPRRSDSAISVRSLHSESTMSLRSTFSLHEEEEEPEPLVFAEQPSVKLCCQLCCSVFKDPVITTCGHTFCRRCALTSEKCPVDNAKLTVVVNNIAVAEQIGELFIHCKYGCHPSSNGKPATFEVDPRGCPFTIKLSARKDHEGSCDYRPVRCPNNPNCPPLLKMNLEAHLKECEHIKCPHSKYGCIFIGNQDTYETHLETCKFEGLKEFLQQTDDRFHEMQVAMTQKDQEIAFLRSMLGKLSEKIDQLEKNLELKFDVLDENQSKLSEDLMEFRRDASMLNDELSHINARLNMGILGSYDPQQIFKCKGTFVGHQGPVWCLCVYSIGDLLFSGSSDKTIKVWDTCTTYKCQKTLEGHDGIVLALCIQGSKLYSGSADCTIIVWDIQTLLKVNTIRAHDNPVCTLVSSHNMLFSGSLKAIKVWDIVGTDLKLKKELTGLNHWVRALVASQNYLYSGSYQTIKIWDIRTLECVHVLQTSGGSVYSIAVTNHHIVCGTYENLIHVWDIESKEQVRTLTGHVGTVYALAVISTPDQTKVFSASYDRSLRVWSMDNMICTQTLLRHQGSVTALAVSRGRLFSGAVDSTVKVWTC is encoded by the exons ATGACCTCAAATAAGAATCCACGCTTTAACCATTTCTCAGCTGGAGCCTCCAATCTCCCATTAACAGAAAACAGCAACGGG ACTAGAATGGAGACGACGTTTGGTCCTGCATTCTCAGCAGTGACTACGATTACTAAAG CCGATGGAACCAAGCACCGCCGGACCCCCTCCTCATCCAGTACGCTGACGTTTTCCCCGCGGGATGAAGACGATGTTATG CCTCCAATCAGCACCCCGAGACGCTCGGATTCTGCCATTTCTGTACGGTCCCTGCATTCCGAGTCCACCATGTCCCTGAGGTCCACGTTCTCGCTCcacgaagaagaagaagagccg GAACCGCTAGTGTTTGCGGAGCAGCCCTCGGTGAAACTCTGTTGCCAGCTCTGCTGCAGCGTCTTTAAAGATCCTGTCATTACCACATGTGGG CATACGTTCTGCAGGAGGTGCGCTCTGACATCTG AAAAGTGTCCAGTGGATAATGCCAAACTAACGGTGGTCGTGAACAACATTGCTGTTGCCGAGCAAATTGGAGAGCTTTTCATTCACTGTAAATATGGCTGCCACCCCTCCTCCAATGGCAAGCCAGCAACTTTTGAGGTGGATCCTCGCGGCTGCCCCTTCACCATTAAATTAAGTGCCAGAAA AGACCATGAAGGGAGCTGTGATTACCGACCGGTTCGTTGTCCTAATAACCCCAATTGCCCCCCGTTATTAAAGATGAACTTGGAAGCTCATTTAAAGGAGTGTGAACACATCAAGTGCCCTCATTCCAAGTATGG GTGCATTTTTATAGGAAACCAAGACACCTACGAGACGCACCTAGAAACGTGCAAATTCGAGGGGCTGAAGGAATTTCTGCAGCAGACAGACGATCGGTTTCACGAAATGCAGGTGGCCATGACGCAGAAGGACCAGGAGATTGCATTTCTGCGCTCCATGCTAGGGAAGCTCTCTGAGAAGATCGACCAGCTGGAGAAGAACCTTGAGCTCAAATTTG ATGTTCTGGATGAAAACCAGAGCAAGCTGAGTGAAGACCTGATGGAGTTTCGTAGAGACGCCTCCATGCTGAAT GATGAACTCTCCCATATCAATGCCCGGCTGAACATGGGAATCCTAGGCT CCTATGATCCTCAGCAGATATTTAAATGCAAAGGCACCTTTGTGGGACACCAGGGCCCTGtgtggtgtctgtgtgtgtattccATTGGAGACCTGCTCTTTAGCGGCTCATCGGACAAGACGATTAAG GTGTGGGACACGTGTACAACATATAAGTGCCAAAAGACTCTGGAGGGACATGATGGCATTGTACTCGCTCTCTGTATTCAAGG AAGCAAGCTGTACAGTGGCTCAGCAGACTGCACTATTATT GTGTGGGACATTCAGACTCTGCTGAAGGTTAATACCATTCGAGCGCACGACAACCCTGTCTGCACCTTAGTGTCATCACATAATATGCTGTTCAGCGGCTCCCTGAAAGCCATCAAG GTGTGGGACATTGTGGGCACAGACTTGAAACTAAAGAAGGAGCTTACGGGCCTAAACCACTGGGTGCGGGCGCTTGTGGCCTCCCAGAACTACTTGTACAGTGGGTCTTACCAAACCATCAAG ATTTGGGACATCAGAACTTTGGAGTGTGTCCATGTCCTGCAAACTTCGGGTGGCAGTGTGTACTCCATCGCTGTAACCAACCACCATATTGTCTGTGGAACATATGAGAACCTTATACAC GTCTGGGACATTGAATCCAAAGAGCAAGTGAGGACACTGACGGGACATGTTGGGACAGTCTATGCACTGGCTGTCATATCCACACCTGATCAAACCAAGGTTTTCAGCGCCTCGTACGACAGATCACTAAGG GTATGGAGTATGGATAACATGATCTGCACTCAGACGTTGCTCAGACATCAGGGTAGTGTCACGGCTCTGGCAGTGTCGCGGGGTCGCCTCTTCTCTGGTGCAGTGGACAGTACAGTGAAG GTCTGGACTTGCTAA